In Streptomyces sannanensis, the DNA window GTGACGAAATTCGCCAGCCGTACGATCCGGAGGCCGCTCACGCCGCCACCGCCGTCCGCGCGTCCAGCACTTCGGCGTAGTGACCCAGCAGCCGGTCGCCCACGGCGGCCCAGGTGCGCCCCTCGACGGCGGCCCGGCCGGCCCGTCCGTACGCGGCCCGCAGCTCGTGGTCGGCTGCCAGGGTGGCCACGGCCTGCCGCAGCGCGTCCTCGTCGCCGGGCGGGACCAGCAGTCCGGTGCGGCCGTGGGCGACGAGGTCGAGCGGCCCGCCGGCGGCGGGGGCGATCACCGGTACGCCGCTCGCCATGGCCTCCTGCACGGTCTGGCAGAAGGTTTCGTACGGGCCGGTGTGCGCGAACACGTCCAGCGAGGCGAACACCCGGGCGAGGTCGTCACCGGTCCTGCGGCCGAGGAAGACCGCCCCGGGCAGCTCGGCCCGGAGCGACGGCCCGCTGGGCCCGTCCCCGACGACGACCACACGGACGCCCGGCAGGCCGCAGACCCCCGCGAGGAGCGAGACCCGCTTCTCGGGGGCGAGCCGTCCGACGTATCCGACGAGGAGCTCACCGCCGGGGGCCAGCTCACGGCGCAGGGCCTGGTCGCGAAGGGCGGGCCGGAAGCGGACGGTGTCGACGCCGCGCGGCCACAGCCGTACCCGGGGGATGCCCTGCTGTTCCAGGTCGCGGGCCGCCGCCGTGGAGGGCGCGAGCGTACGGTCCGCGGCGCCGTGCACGGCGCGCAGCCGCCGCCATGCCGCGGCCTCGCCCGCGCCCATGTACGTCCGGGCGTACCCGGCGAGGTCGGTCTGGTAGACGGCGAGGGCCGGGATGCCGAGCCGAGCGGCCGCCGCCATGCCGCGCACACCCAGGACGAAGGGACTCGCCAGGTGGGCGAGTTCGGCCCCGTGGGCAGCCATGGCGGCGGCCACACGCCGGCTGGGCAGCGCCACGCGCACCTGCGGATAGCCGGGCAGCGGCAGGGAGGGGACACGGACGACGGGGCACGGGGCTCCGCTGTCGTCCTCGGCCGTCGCCACGGCCGGGGCTATGACGAGCGGGTCATGCCCCTGCGCGGCGAGGTGCCGCGCCGTCTGCAGGGTGCAGTGGGCAACACCGTTGATGTCGGGCGGAAAGGATTCGGTGACGATGACGACACGCATACTCGTGTTCTCGTCCCGTCACGGGTGGCCCCGCCGACTTGGATCTTTCCGGACGTGGAACGTCCCATGAGCATTCACCCCCGGACCCCGGACCCCGATCGGCGGACGGGCCGGCTGCTCCGGCCCGTCCGTCGGTCGGGGTCGGGGTCCGCGGTACGCGAGGGACAGGGCATCCGCGGGTCAGACCGTCGGCGCGTCCGGTTCGAATCTGCTGCGGACCGCGGTCTGGACCTCGGCCTCCTCGGCGGGATCCATGGCCAGGTGGCGCAGCCGCTCCGGGACTCTCGGGTCGACCAGTTCGGCGTGGAGCGCGGCCACTTCCCGTGTCGTCTCCTCGCAGTCCCAGAGACATTCGACGGCGAAGCCCGTGACGAAGGAGGGATCGGTGGCGGCCAGCGCGCGTGCGGCGCGCCCGCGCAGGTGCGAGGAGGCCGTCTCCCGGTAGATGTGCCGCAGCACCGGCGCCGCGCAGCCGATGCCGAGGCGGCCCGCGCCGTCGACGAGCGACCACAGCGGCGGGGCATCGGGGCCGTCGGCGCGTACGGTCTCGCGCAGCGCGCCCAGCACCAGCCGGGCGTCGCGGGCCTCTCCGCGGCAGGCAAGCACACCGGCGGCGGAGGCTCCCAGGGCGTCCGGGCGCTGCACCCAACGGCGGGCACGCTCGACGGCCTCGTCGCCGCACATGCGCTCGAAGGCCTGCACGGCGGACTCGGCGACGGTCCGCGAGGGGCTCTGCGCCGCGGCCTCGATCAGATCGAGCACGGCCGGGTCACGTGATTCGGCGAGGTAGTGCAGGGCCGCGCAGCGTGCCGCGTCCGGGCCGCTGCGTGCGGCCTCGACGATCAGCGGGCGGTCCCCGGGGCCGGCGACGGCGGTCAGGCAGCGGGCCGCCGGAAGGTGCAGGTCGTTGCCGCGTTCCAGGCCTTCCTCGGCCCAGTCGAAGACGGCCTGCACGCTCCAGCCGGGGCGCGGGCCGCTGGGTCGCAGCTGTCTCTGCCATCGGTCGAACGACCCGTGCTCCCGGGCGGCCCGCACGCGGGCGCCGACGGCTTCCCGCGGGTCCTCCTCCCACAGCCGCCAGGGCCGCGGTTCGAAGGCGTCGCGGACGGCGGCGGCCAGTTCGGCGTCGCCTGCCGGCGTACGCGGGAATCTGGCGAGCACCGGACCGGCCAGGGAGCGCAGCCCGGCGTCGTCGTCGCGCAGGGCGAGTTCGTCGAGGGCCCAGGCCCAATTGGTGCCGGTCCCGGCGTAGCGGCGGAGCAGTGCCAGGGCGTCGTCCCGTCCGTACGCGGCGAGGTGGCCGAGTACGGAGATGGCAAGCCCGGTGCGCTGCTCCTCGGTGTCGACGATGTCGTCGGCCGCGAAGAGGTGCCGCTCGATCTCCGCGAGGCCGCCGTGGAGGTCGAGGTAGAGGCGTGCGTAGTAGAGGGAGCGGTTCTCCACCTGCCAGTCGTGGCGGGGGTCGCTCAGTACGCAGGTGTTCAGTGCCGCCAGCGCTTCGTCTCTCGGCGCGGCGAGCGCGTGCAGCGTGCCGTCGCCGCGGCCCCGCTGGAGCAGGCCGAGCAGGGTACCGCTCGGCGCTATGACTGGATCGAACATCGCAAACGCCTCACATCAAGCTGTCGACGAACCGGGAATCGTGCCTTGCCCAGCCGCGCAGCACCATGTTCGGCCGCTGCCCGCCGTCTTCCGCTTGATGCAGTGCATCGTCTCTCTGCCTCTCGTCGTTGGCCCTGGGGACATCCCCGGATGTTTCCCCCGGGGAGGGCTCGACGTCATGATGACCCAGCCATTTCGCTACCGCGACCACATTTCCGGCGTCCCGCTCAGCGGGCCTCGAACAGCTCCACCAGCTCGGACTTGCCGAACATCCGCGCGGTATCCAGCGCGGACGGGGTGCCCGCGGCCGGGTCGGCGCCGCCCGCCAGCAGGGTCCGGATCACCGCTGCCTCACCCTTGAAGACCGCACCGGCCAGGGGGGTCTGACCACGGTCGTTGGCCCGGTCCGGGTCGGCTCCGCGGTCGAGCAGTGCCCGTACCGCCTCGGCGTGTCCGTGGTAGGCGGCAAGCATGACGAGCGTGTCGCCCTTGTCGTTCGAAAGGTTCGCGGGGACACCCGCGTCGACGTACGCGGCGAGCGCGTCCGCGTCCCCCTGGCGCGCCAGATCGAAGATCTTGGTCGCCAGTTCGATCACCTCGGGATCCGGGGCTTCACTCATCGGACTGACCGCCTTTCACTGCCTTGACCTGTGGGTACGGCCGGCAGGCCGTACGAGTGAACCGACAGGGTACTGCCCGCCCAGCGGCATGACCCGGGCCTTCCACGGCAAGGGTCACGGCGGGTGAGGGTCACGCGGCGGAGGCGGCCGGACAGTGTGCCGCCCATGTGTCGAATTCTTGTCCGCCACTTCAGTGAAAATGCCACCGATTCACCCATTTGCATCTTTTATCACATAGATACTTCCCGTGATCCTTGGTCAACTCGTGGTGACGGTCCCCACAACCAGGAGAAATCCCATGATCCTGTCCATGTCAGGCGTCGTACTGCTCGCGATCATCGTCTTCCTCTTCTTCAAGAAGGACGGCCTCAAGGCCTCGCACGCGCTGGTCAGCGCTCTCTTCGGCTTCTACCTCGCGGGCACCGCGATCGCGCCCAGCATCACGGCGGGCGGCGCGAGCCTCGCCGGCCTTCTGGGCGGAATCAAGTTCTGACCCCGTCGTCCTCCCCAGAGGTACCCCCATCCACCGCTCCAGGAGACCGATGTGGCCCGGCGACCACTCCCCCGCATTCTGAGCAGCAGCAGCGTCTCGATCGCCCGCAGCCGGGAGTTCGCGCGCACGGCCGCCGACAACGCCACCGACGTTCTCCAACCGCTGATCACGGTGACCCGTGGTCTCCGGCGGCTGGCCGCCGTCGGCCGGCGCAAATGGGCGGAGACACCCAAGGACCGGCGCGGACCGCTGATGTTCCTTGTCACCGCCTGCTTCCTGGTGGTCGCGCTCATCCCGTACGGGCCGCTGCTCGCCCTGATCACGGTGATGGCCGCGGCCGCCTGGAAAGGACGTGAGCGCACACCCGCCAGGACCGGGCCCACCCCGGCGCAGCTGGCCCGGCTCCGGGCACTGTACGAGGCACTGGTGCCGTACTTCTCTCTCCCCGAGGACCCGAGTCCGCTGTACGCCCACGGCGGGGAGTGGGCCAAGGCCTTCGACAAGTTCGCTTTCGACGGCGACGGGCGGCTCACCCGGCTCCGGTTGAGCTATCCGCCCTACTTCACCGACGGCGAGGCCCCCTCCCGCGCCCTGATCGAGCGAGTGCTGCACGCCAAGTCCGGACGCGGCCGCGAATACCACTTCGCCTGGGACGAACTGGACAACAAGCTCGTCATGCGCGTGCTCGACGCGCTGCCCACCTCCATCGCGGCCCAGCGCTTCATCACCGCCCCCGGCGAGACCGTGCTGGGATTCACCGACCCCGACGCGGTGCAGCGCACCATGCCGGTCGAGGACGGCATGGAAACCAGGGACGCCTCCCCCGTGGTGTGGCGCACCGGCCCCCGCTCCGGCGAGCCGCATCTGCTCGTGGCCGGCCGGCCCGGCAGCGGGACCACCACACTGCTCCGCTCGATCGCGCTCCAGACACTCCAGCAGGGCGACGTACTGATCGTGGAGGGCAGCGGCACCGGCGACTACGCCTGTCTCACGGGCCGTACCGGCGTACTGGCCGTGGAGTGCGGCCTGGCCGGGGCACTGGCCGCACTGGAGTGGGCGGCGCACGAGACCGAGCGGCGGCTGATCGCCACGAACCGGGCCCGGCAGAGCGGGCGCCCCGCAACCGATGACATCAAACGGCCGCTGTGGATCCTCCTCGACCGGCCCACCGTCTTCGGACACCTGGCGGCGGCCGACGGGCGCACGGACCCTCAGGAGCTGCTCCAGGTGCCGCTGCGGCACGGCAACGCCGCGAACGTCACCGTGGTGGTGGCCGACCAGTTCGACGCCCTGGACGCGCTGAGCGAGACCGTACGGACGCACACCCGCACCCGGGTCGTGCTCGGCCCGGCGACGCCCGACCAGGTCGAGGCGGTGCTGGGTGCCCCACCGCACACCACGCCGCCTCCGCAGGTGCCGCCCGGCCGCGGCTACGTCCGGCTCGGCGTGGGCCCGGTCCTGCGCCTCCAGGTGCCGGCCACGCCCGATCCGTACGACGACGCGACGCCGGAGGCTCTCCGCCAGGCGGTCACGGCCCTGCTCCCGCCCCGCGAGACCCCGGACCCGGACCCGACCCCCGTCGTGGCCATTCCGGCATGCGAATCCGTTCCCGGCCTGTCCCCGGCGGCGGTGCCAGTGGAGGGCTGACGGACCGGGAGCCGCGCCCCCGGCCCCTGGGGGAGGGGCCCTACGCCACGGACGTGCGCGGGGCCTCCGTGCCCGCCGTCGCGCCCGTCGCGACCAGCTCCGCCGCGGCTGCCAGGCGGACTGCCGCCTCCCCCGCGACCGGGCCGCCGACCGTGAACGGCAGGCGGACGTAGCCTTCGAACGCGCCGTCGACACCGAATCGCGGTCCGGAGGGGACCCGCACACCGACCCGCTCGCCCACCTCCGCGAGCCGGGAGCCGGACAGCCCGCCGGCCCTCACCCAGAGGGTGAGCCCGCCGAGCGGCACCTCGAACTCCCAATCGGGCAGCTCCCGCCGCACCGCCGCGACCAGCGCGTCGCGGTTCTCGCGGGCCTGGGCGCGGCGCATGCCCACGGCCTCCTCCCAGCCGCCGGTGCGCATCAGCCAGTTGACGCCGAGCTGTTCGAGTACGGGCGTGCCGAGGTCGGCGTAGGCGCGGGCGGCGACCAGGCTGCGGATGACATCGGGGGCCGCGCGCACCCAGCCGATGCGCATGCCCGCCCAGAACGCCTTGCTCGCCGAGCCGACCGTGATCACCGTGGAGCCCGCGGGGTCGAAGCCGCAGACGGGGCGTGGCATCTCGAGGCCGGGCTCGAGGCGGAGTTCGGACATCGTCTCGTCGACGACCAGCACGGTCCCGGCGGAGCGGGCGGCGTCGACGAGCCGGCGGCGCTGGTCCTCGTCGGCCAGGGCGCCGGTCGGGTTGTGGAAGTCGGCGACGACATACGCGAGCCGGGGCGCGGCGTCCCGCAGTACCTGACGCCAGCGTGGCAGGTCCCAGCCGGCCAGCCCCTCGGCCATGGCCACCGGCACCAGGCGGGCGCCGGCCTCCCTCATCAGCTGGAGGATGTTGGCGTAGGAAGGCGACTCGACCGCGATGCGCTCGCCATGGCCCGCGAAGAGGTGGCAGATGGCGTCCATGGCGCCCATGGCACCGGTGGTGACCATGATCTGCTCGGGCATGGTGTTGATGCCGCGGGCGGTGTAGCGGTCGGCGAGCATCTGGCGCAGCGCGGGCAGACCGGCGGGGTAGTCGCCGTGGGTGTGCGCGTAGGGCGGCAGCTCCTCCAGGGCTCCCTGGACGGCCCGGGTGAGCCAGGGCTCGGGGGCCGGCAGGGCGGCGCAGCCGAGGTCGATCATCGAGCCGAGGGACTCGGGGGGCAGCGGCTCCAAACCACGGGCGGGCAGCGGGTTGCCCGCGGGCACCGCGGTCCAGCTGCCGGCACCCCGGCGGGACTCCAGGAAGCCCTCGGCGCGCAGCGTCTCGTAGGCGGCGGCGACGGTGGTGCGGCTCACGGACAGGGCCAGGGCCAGTTCACGCTCGGCGGGCAGCCGGGCGGCGACCGGGACCCGGCCCTCGAGGACGAGCAGCCGGATGCCGTCGGCCAGGGCGCGGTAGGCGGGCGGCTTGCGGGTGCCGCGTCCCGCGGGTCGGGGCTGCTGTGCGTTCAGCTGCCGGGCGAGCTGGGCGGCTCCGACCGCCGAAGTCCACGCTGCCATGGAATCCAGTCCACCTTCCTCGAATTGGCCATGGTTCGTTTCCGATTGCCAGCCACAGAGTGTCACGAGTCAGTCCAGTACCACCACAGGGGGGCATTCTCTTGTCCAATCTCACCCGTCGCCTGCTTCAGCTCTATCTCGGTCTGGTGCTGTACGGGGTCAGCTCGGCGCTCCTGGTCCGCAGCGGTCTCGGACTGGAACCGTGGAATGTGCTGCACCAGGGCCTGGCCGAGATCACCGGTCTCAGCATCGGCACCGTGGCGATCATCGTCGGAGCCGTGGTGCTGCTGCTGTGGATCCCGATCAAGCAGAAGCCCGGCCTCGGCACGGTCTCCAATGTCTTCGTGATCGGTTTCGCG includes these proteins:
- a CDS encoding glycosyltransferase family 1 protein → MRVVIVTESFPPDINGVAHCTLQTARHLAAQGHDPLVIAPAVATAEDDSGAPCPVVRVPSLPLPGYPQVRVALPSRRVAAAMAAHGAELAHLASPFVLGVRGMAAAARLGIPALAVYQTDLAGYARTYMGAGEAAAWRRLRAVHGAADRTLAPSTAAARDLEQQGIPRVRLWPRGVDTVRFRPALRDQALRRELAPGGELLVGYVGRLAPEKRVSLLAGVCGLPGVRVVVVGDGPSGPSLRAELPGAVFLGRRTGDDLARVFASLDVFAHTGPYETFCQTVQEAMASGVPVIAPAAGGPLDLVAHGRTGLLVPPGDEDALRQAVATLAADHELRAAYGRAGRAAVEGRTWAAVGDRLLGHYAEVLDARTAVAA
- a CDS encoding HEAT repeat domain-containing protein — encoded protein: MFDPVIAPSGTLLGLLQRGRGDGTLHALAAPRDEALAALNTCVLSDPRHDWQVENRSLYYARLYLDLHGGLAEIERHLFAADDIVDTEEQRTGLAISVLGHLAAYGRDDALALLRRYAGTGTNWAWALDELALRDDDAGLRSLAGPVLARFPRTPAGDAELAAAVRDAFEPRPWRLWEEDPREAVGARVRAAREHGSFDRWQRQLRPSGPRPGWSVQAVFDWAEEGLERGNDLHLPAARCLTAVAGPGDRPLIVEAARSGPDAARCAALHYLAESRDPAVLDLIEAAAQSPSRTVAESAVQAFERMCGDEAVERARRWVQRPDALGASAAGVLACRGEARDARLVLGALRETVRADGPDAPPLWSLVDGAGRLGIGCAAPVLRHIYRETASSHLRGRAARALAATDPSFVTGFAVECLWDCEETTREVAALHAELVDPRVPERLRHLAMDPAEEAEVQTAVRSRFEPDAPTV
- a CDS encoding ankyrin repeat domain-containing protein produces the protein MSEAPDPEVIELATKIFDLARQGDADALAAYVDAGVPANLSNDKGDTLVMLAAYHGHAEAVRALLDRGADPDRANDRGQTPLAGAVFKGEAAVIRTLLAGGADPAAGTPSALDTARMFGKSELVELFEAR
- a CDS encoding PLP-dependent aminotransferase family protein, giving the protein MAAWTSAVGAAQLARQLNAQQPRPAGRGTRKPPAYRALADGIRLLVLEGRVPVAARLPAERELALALSVSRTTVAAAYETLRAEGFLESRRGAGSWTAVPAGNPLPARGLEPLPPESLGSMIDLGCAALPAPEPWLTRAVQGALEELPPYAHTHGDYPAGLPALRQMLADRYTARGINTMPEQIMVTTGAMGAMDAICHLFAGHGERIAVESPSYANILQLMREAGARLVPVAMAEGLAGWDLPRWRQVLRDAAPRLAYVVADFHNPTGALADEDQRRRLVDAARSAGTVLVVDETMSELRLEPGLEMPRPVCGFDPAGSTVITVGSASKAFWAGMRIGWVRAAPDVIRSLVAARAYADLGTPVLEQLGVNWLMRTGGWEEAVGMRRAQARENRDALVAAVRRELPDWEFEVPLGGLTLWVRAGGLSGSRLAEVGERVGVRVPSGPRFGVDGAFEGYVRLPFTVGGPVAGEAAVRLAAAAELVATGATAGTEAPRTSVA